From Thalassotalea euphylliae, the proteins below share one genomic window:
- the deoD gene encoding purine-nucleoside phosphorylase produces the protein MATPHIEAAVGDFAETVLMPGDPLRAKFIADNFLEDVKCVTRVRNMFGFTGTYKGKRISVMGSGMGIPSISIYATELYKEYGVENIIRIGSCGAVRDDINVRDIVIGMAASTDSNVNRNRLDNCDFAATADFGLLKNVVDTADKLGKDVHVGNIFTADLFYTPKPEMFAKMESLGILAVEMEAAGLYGVAAEYGKKALTVLTVSDHIKTGEETTADERENTFKDMMELTLESIL, from the coding sequence ATGGCAACTCCACATATTGAAGCTGCTGTCGGCGATTTTGCCGAAACAGTGTTAATGCCTGGCGACCCACTACGCGCCAAGTTCATCGCAGATAACTTCTTAGAAGACGTAAAATGCGTTACTCGTGTACGCAACATGTTTGGATTTACGGGTACTTATAAAGGTAAGCGCATCTCTGTGATGGGATCAGGTATGGGTATTCCCTCTATTTCTATCTACGCAACCGAACTATACAAAGAATACGGCGTAGAAAATATTATTCGCATTGGCTCTTGTGGCGCAGTGCGCGATGACATTAACGTACGCGATATTGTTATCGGTATGGCGGCGAGCACAGACTCAAATGTAAACCGCAATCGCCTAGACAATTGTGACTTTGCGGCAACGGCTGATTTTGGTTTATTAAAAAATGTTGTCGATACTGCCGACAAACTGGGCAAAGATGTTCATGTTGGTAATATCTTTACTGCTGACTTATTCTACACACCAAAACCAGAAATGTTCGCTAAAATGGAAAGCTTAGGTATTTTAGCTGTTGAAATGGAAGCTGCTGGTTTATACGGTGTTGCTGCTGAATACGGTAAAAAAGCACTCACCGTGCTAACGGTAAGTGACCACATCAAAACGGGTGAAGAAACCACTGCAGATGAGCGTGAAAATACCTTCAAGGATATGATGGAATTAACGCTAGAGAGCATTCTATAA
- a CDS encoding DUF1427 family protein, translating into MSEVLLSLGTGALVGIVFSLLKLPLPAPPVISGIAGIFGIYLGSVGYHWIVERFFS; encoded by the coding sequence ATGAGTGAAGTGCTTTTATCTTTAGGCACAGGTGCTTTGGTTGGGATTGTGTTTTCCCTACTTAAACTGCCACTACCTGCACCGCCAGTAATTTCAGGTATCGCAGGTATTTTTGGTATTTACCTTGGCAGTGTTGGCTATCATTGGATTGTTGAACGATTCTTTAGCTAA
- the add gene encoding adenosine deaminase: MTSYNPNLPLIDLHRHLDGNIRPQTTWELAQQNNIQLPADNLQDFLPHVQIQESEPDLLSFLAKLDWGVKVLTSLDDVKRVAYENVEDAYHAGLSYAELRFSPFYMAMTHQLPVADVVAAVVDGIRSGQQDYAVQINLLGILSRTFGVEHCTTELNALLAHKEHITGIDLAGDETNYPCELFVDLFKQARNADMRITVHAGEAQGPESVWQAINLLGAERIGHGVNSYQDKDLLDHLAKYNIGLESCLTSNFQTGTVSDLRKHPITTFLANGNLVCLNTDDPAVENIEIKHEFELAKQLFNFSTEQFTKLQENAITMSFLSDSEKRALRTK; this comes from the coding sequence ATGACCAGTTACAACCCAAACCTGCCCTTGATCGACCTTCACCGCCACCTCGATGGTAACATTCGTCCGCAAACCACTTGGGAGCTTGCCCAGCAGAACAATATTCAGTTGCCTGCTGACAATCTCCAAGACTTCTTACCGCATGTTCAAATTCAAGAAAGCGAACCTGACTTATTGTCATTCCTTGCTAAATTGGACTGGGGCGTAAAAGTACTGACTTCACTCGATGACGTTAAACGGGTTGCATACGAAAATGTTGAAGACGCTTACCACGCAGGGTTGAGCTATGCTGAGTTGAGGTTTTCACCTTTTTATATGGCAATGACTCATCAATTGCCCGTTGCCGATGTGGTTGCCGCTGTGGTTGATGGGATTAGATCTGGTCAGCAAGACTATGCCGTTCAAATAAATCTCTTAGGCATTTTAAGCCGTACCTTTGGCGTCGAGCATTGCACCACAGAGCTCAATGCACTATTAGCCCACAAAGAACATATCACAGGCATTGATTTAGCAGGCGATGAAACTAACTACCCTTGTGAATTATTTGTTGATTTATTTAAACAAGCGCGCAATGCAGATATGCGAATTACCGTGCACGCTGGTGAAGCACAAGGGCCAGAAAGTGTTTGGCAGGCGATAAACTTATTAGGCGCAGAACGAATTGGTCACGGTGTTAACAGTTATCAAGATAAAGATTTACTTGACCATTTGGCCAAGTATAATATCGGCCTCGAATCTTGCCTAACGTCTAATTTTCAAACAGGCACAGTAAGTGATTTGCGTAAACATCCGATCACAACCTTTTTAGCGAATGGTAATTTAGTGTGCTTAAACACTGATGACCCTGCCGTTGAAAACATAGAAATAAAGCATGAATTCGAACTAGCGAAGCAGCTGTTTAACTTTTCGACAGAGCAGTTCACAAAACTGCAAGAGAATGCCATTACTATGAGCTTTCTCTCGGATAGTGAAAAACGAGCACTGCGTACCAAGTAA
- the aroG gene encoding 3-deoxy-7-phosphoheptulonate synthase AroG, whose amino-acid sequence MYQTDDIRINQIKELLPPIALIERFPATEKASETVFQGRQAISDIFNGKNDRLLVVIGPCSIHDPKAAIEYGERLVKLREKYKDNLEIVMRVYFEKPRTTVGWKGLINDPYLNNSFKLNDGLRIGRKLLLDLNDLGLPTAGEFLDMITPQYMADFMCWGAIGARTTESQVHRELASGLSCPVGFKNGTDGTIKVAVDAIGAASASHHFLSVTKYGHSAIVETAGNPDCHIILRGGKETNYDKDSVRAVTEQLAGAKLNTKIMIDFSHANSKKKFENQMLVCDDVSAQIAQGNQDIFGVMVESHLVEGRQDLVEGEAATYGQSITDACIGWQDTETLLAQLNEAVATRNK is encoded by the coding sequence ATGTACCAAACCGACGATATTCGAATTAATCAGATCAAAGAATTATTACCACCTATCGCGTTAATCGAACGATTTCCCGCGACAGAAAAAGCGTCGGAAACAGTATTTCAAGGCCGCCAAGCAATCAGCGATATTTTTAACGGTAAAAACGACCGTTTGCTCGTGGTGATTGGTCCTTGCTCTATCCACGACCCCAAAGCTGCCATTGAATATGGTGAGCGCTTAGTGAAGCTGCGTGAAAAGTATAAAGACAATCTTGAAATTGTTATGCGCGTGTACTTTGAGAAGCCACGCACCACGGTTGGCTGGAAAGGCTTGATCAACGATCCTTATTTAAATAACAGCTTTAAGCTAAATGACGGCTTGCGCATCGGCCGTAAACTACTATTAGATCTTAACGACTTGGGCTTACCTACGGCGGGTGAGTTTTTAGATATGATCACGCCACAATACATGGCCGATTTTATGTGTTGGGGCGCAATTGGCGCACGTACGACGGAAAGCCAGGTGCACCGCGAGCTAGCGTCAGGTCTTTCATGCCCGGTGGGCTTTAAAAACGGCACAGATGGCACAATTAAGGTCGCTGTTGATGCAATCGGCGCAGCAAGTGCTTCTCACCACTTCTTATCAGTCACGAAATACGGACACTCAGCCATTGTCGAAACCGCGGGTAATCCAGATTGCCATATTATTTTGCGCGGCGGTAAAGAAACCAATTACGACAAAGACAGCGTTAGAGCCGTCACCGAGCAGCTTGCAGGTGCTAAGTTAAATACCAAAATTATGATCGATTTTAGCCACGCAAACAGCAAGAAGAAATTCGAAAATCAAATGTTAGTCTGTGATGATGTCTCAGCGCAGATTGCCCAAGGTAACCAAGATATTTTTGGTGTTATGGTGGAAAGTCACTTGGTTGAAGGTCGTCAAGACTTAGTCGAAGGGGAAGCGGCGACCTATGGTCAAAGTATCACTGATGCCTGCATTGGTTGGCAGGATACTGAAACCTTATTAGCACAGTTAAACGAAGCCGTCGCAACCCGCAACAAGTAG
- a CDS encoding AAA family ATPase: protein MDQLINQVISQVNSVVLGKDKEVRLAVACLLAKGHLLIEDLPGMGKTTLAQILAKVFGLSYQRCQFTSDMLPSDVTGISIFDTEQKQFVLHHGPIFNQLVLADEINRASPKTQSALLEAMEEHQVSIDGVTHDLPTPFFVIATQNPLFHAGTNPLPESQLDRFMMRLSLGFPDVEAEKQILLGEGLKEKVEKTACVLNHQQLATIQQAVLEVSASDAVLEYIIALSHVSRSSDFTANPLSPRAGKALLNAAKAWAFIHQRDYVLPDDVQAVFTSVCEHRLDAGVTELARDGGLAMEVLKQVDVLSPLT, encoded by the coding sequence ATGGATCAGTTAATTAATCAAGTTATCAGCCAAGTGAATAGCGTTGTATTGGGTAAAGACAAAGAAGTGCGACTTGCTGTTGCTTGTTTACTGGCGAAAGGGCACTTGTTGATTGAAGATTTACCGGGCATGGGTAAAACCACCTTGGCACAAATATTAGCCAAGGTTTTTGGTTTAAGTTATCAGCGCTGCCAATTCACCAGTGATATGTTGCCTTCTGATGTCACAGGGATCTCTATTTTCGACACCGAACAAAAACAGTTTGTCTTACACCACGGGCCTATTTTCAACCAATTGGTGCTGGCCGATGAAATCAATCGCGCTAGCCCGAAAACCCAGAGTGCATTGCTTGAAGCGATGGAAGAACATCAGGTCAGTATCGACGGCGTTACCCACGACCTACCAACTCCATTTTTTGTTATAGCAACGCAAAACCCCTTATTTCACGCGGGTACTAATCCTTTACCAGAGTCACAGCTTGATCGGTTTATGATGCGCCTTTCCTTGGGCTTTCCTGACGTTGAAGCTGAGAAACAAATTCTGTTAGGTGAAGGACTAAAAGAAAAGGTTGAAAAAACAGCATGCGTATTAAACCACCAGCAGCTTGCCACTATCCAGCAAGCGGTGCTTGAGGTTAGTGCATCGGATGCTGTGTTGGAATACATCATTGCCTTGAGTCACGTCTCTAGGTCGAGTGATTTTACTGCAAATCCGCTATCGCCTCGTGCCGGTAAAGCATTACTTAATGCAGCGAAAGCATGGGCTTTTATTCATCAACGCGATTATGTGTTACCAGATGATGTGCAGGCGGTATTTACCAGTGTGTGTGAGCACCGCTTAGATGCCGGTGTCACAGAGTTAGCGCGCGATGGTGGTTTGGCAATGGAAGTATTAAAACAAGTGGATGTACTATCACCTTTGACTTAG
- a CDS encoding DUF58 domain-containing protein, with protein sequence MINKFKQYFTNKFNQWLTVRVPVAKQFELTNRNIFIFPTRFGFAYLAVLVLLFLLGTNYQNNVIILLCYLMGSFFITAKLTAFFNLKGLIIKAEPYAQGFKGQDIPVAISLEARSAKHGIVLGFDKQSTTQLKHIGNDAKTTPANRQAQVTIYYQANKRGVLSPGRVKVFSEHAFGLFRVWSWLDFGHELVVYPHPMAIASKHLLEMPNQAQDGEQLVSDRDGDEFKELTAYKPGESMARVAWKQLARGQGKLTKHYHQLSGQRRELSLDMLPPVSIEQKLSYLCYLVLQYSQASYAFGLSLAHQKISADHGEQHKQQCLRALAEFGG encoded by the coding sequence ATGATCAACAAGTTCAAACAGTATTTTACCAACAAGTTTAATCAGTGGCTGACAGTGCGCGTACCTGTAGCCAAACAGTTTGAACTCACCAATCGCAATATTTTTATTTTTCCAACGCGTTTTGGCTTCGCTTACCTCGCTGTGTTGGTATTGCTTTTCTTACTCGGTACCAACTACCAGAACAACGTAATCATCTTACTTTGCTACTTGATGGGCAGTTTTTTTATCACGGCAAAACTGACGGCGTTTTTTAATCTTAAAGGGTTAATTATCAAAGCTGAACCGTATGCTCAAGGTTTTAAAGGCCAAGATATTCCAGTTGCCATTTCACTTGAGGCAAGGTCGGCAAAACACGGCATCGTATTGGGGTTTGATAAACAATCAACCACCCAGCTCAAACACATTGGCAACGATGCCAAAACGACACCAGCGAATCGCCAAGCGCAAGTCACCATATACTACCAAGCAAATAAACGCGGCGTGTTATCACCAGGGCGTGTAAAGGTGTTCAGCGAACACGCATTTGGACTATTTCGCGTCTGGTCATGGCTAGACTTTGGCCATGAGTTGGTTGTTTATCCGCACCCGATGGCCATAGCGAGTAAACATTTACTGGAAATGCCCAATCAAGCTCAAGATGGCGAGCAACTGGTGAGTGACCGCGATGGCGATGAATTTAAAGAGCTTACCGCCTATAAACCTGGCGAGTCAATGGCACGTGTTGCCTGGAAGCAGTTAGCGCGTGGGCAGGGGAAATTGACCAAGCACTACCACCAACTCTCGGGCCAACGACGTGAACTATCGCTCGATATGTTGCCGCCAGTATCAATTGAGCAAAAACTCTCTTACCTGTGTTATCTGGTTTTACAGTACAGCCAAGCAAGTTATGCGTTTGGCCTTTCGCTGGCGCACCAGAAAATTAGCGCCGATCACGGTGAGCAGCACAAGCAACAATGCTTACGAGCGTTGGCGGAATTTGGTGGCTGA